DNA sequence from the Sinomonas terrae genome:
GTGCCGCTGCGATGTGCCCCGGAAGGTGCCGCGGTGCAGGATGGCCTTGGGCGCCCATGTCACCGGCGGCCGGCGACATCGAGGGCCTCCGGCAGGGTGAACTTGCCGGCGTACAGCGCCTTGCCGACGATCGCTCCCTCGACGCCGAGCGGGACGAGTTCGCGGAGCGCACGGAGGTCGTCGAGGCTCGAGATGCCACCTGAGGCGACGACCGGCTTCTCGGTCCGCTCGCACATCTCGCGGAGGAGGTCGACGTTGGGGCCGCGCAGCGTTCCGTCCTTTGTGACATCCGTGACGACGTAGCGCGAGCAGCCCGCGTCCTCGAGGCGCGCGAGCACCTCCCACAGGTCCCCGCCCTCCTTGGTCCAGCCGCGGGCCGCGAGCGTCGTCCCACGCACGTCGAGGCCGACGGCGATCTGGTCGCCGTAGCGGTCGATGGCCCGGGCGGTCCATTCCGGATCCTCGAGCGCGGCGGTACCGAGGTTGACGCGCGCAGCGCCGAGCTCGAGGGCTGCGTCGAGCGACGCGTCATCGCGGATGCCGCCGGACAGCTCGACTTTCACTGACAGCTGGCGCACGACGCCGGCAAGCAGCTCGCGGTTGCTCCCGCGACCGAAGGCAGCGTCGAGATCGACCAGGTGCACCCACTCGGCACCGTCGTTCTGCCAGGCGAGCGCAGCTTCGAGGGGCTCGCCGTAGCTCGTCTCGCTCCCGGCCTCGCCCTGCACGAGGCGCACGGCCTGGCCGTCGGCGACGTCAACAGCGGGCAGCAGCTCGAGGATGGGCTCCCCAGCGGTCATGAAGGATCTCCTTGCGGTGGGCGGCTGTCAGGCCGATTGGGTGAACAGATACGCGGCGACGAGCGCGGCAGCGGCGAGAACACCGAACGAGATCCAGACCCAGTTCGCCATGCCCTGACGCCGGAAGGACACGACGCCGCCGATGAGGATCCCGGCCAGGCCGAACAGGAGGACGGACCACATCTAGACGGAAGCCTTCTCATTCGAGGGGGCGTTCTTCGGCTTGAGCGAAGCCACCCAGTTCCGCAGGAGCCTCGCACCCGCGGCGCCCGACTTCTCGGGGTGGAACTGCGTCGCGCACAGGGGGCCGTTCTCGACTGCGGCGATGAACGGAGCACCGTGCTCGGACCAGGTCACGAGGGGCGCCGCCATGCTCGGGTGGGTTGCGTCGAACTTCCATTCCTGCACTCCATAGGAGTGCACGAAGTAGAAGCGCTCATCCTCGACGCCCTCGAACAGACGCGATCCTTCGGGGACGCTCACCGTGTTCCACCCCATGTGCGGGACGACGGCCGCGGGCAGGAGCTCTACCGTCCCGGGCCATTCGCCGAGCCCCTCCGACTCGACACCGTGCTCCACACCGCGTTCGAACATCACCTGAAGACCGACGCAGATGGCGAGGACGGGGCGTCCTCCGGCCACGCGTCGGCCGATGATCCTCAGGCCGTCCACGGACTTGAGCTCGTCCATGACGGTCGCGAACGCGCCGACGCCGGGCACCACGAGACCATCGGCGTTGAGCGCGTCCTCCGGCTTCGAACTCAGGGTCACAGCCGCCCCCGCGCTTTCGAGCGCGCGGACTGCCGAGCGTACGTTGCCCGAGCCGTAGTCGAGGACGACGACGGTGGGGCGCCCCTCCGGATCGGGTGCAGGCCCGCCGTGGTTGCGTGAGTCCACGGCGACGCCGTTGGGCGCGGACTTCCCTGTCTCGCTCACAGCGCGCCCTTCGTCGACGGGATCGCCTCCCCGATGCGCGGATCAGGTTCGACGGCGGCGCGGAGGGCGCGCGCGAACGCCTTGAACTGCGCCTCGACGATGTGATGCGGGTCGCGGCCCGCGAGCACCCTCATGTGCAGGCAGATCCCTGCGTGCAGCGTGATCGCCTCGAACACGTGGCGGGTGAGGGATCCAGTGAAGTGGCCGCCGATGAGGTGATACTCCTGTCCCGCCGGCTCCCCGGAGTGGACGAGGTACGGGCGGCCCGAAACATCGACCACGGCATTCGCGAGCGCCTCGTCAAGCGGAATCGTGGCCTCGCCGAACCGCCGGATGCCCGCCTTGTTCCCAAGCGCCTGCTTGAGCACCTCACCGAAAGTGATCGCGATGTCCTCGACAGTGTGGTGGACGTCGATGTGCGTGTCACCCGTGGCCCTGACCGTGAGGTCGATGAGCGAATGCTTCGACAGCGCCGTGAGCATGTGATCGTAGAACGGGACGCTGCTCGAGATCTCGGAGCGGCCCGTGCCGTCGAGGTTGATCTCGACGACGACAGACGACTCTGAGGTCGTGCGCTCCATCCGCGCCGTTCGCGAAGTGCGACGCGCAGCCTGCAGCTCGGTGGTCATGGGTGAACGTCCTTCAATGGAAGCTGATGCGGGGGACCAATCCATTCTAGGCCGCCTAGGCTTGCTCCTCCTCGAGGAGCTCTTCGAGCCGGGAGAGGAAGGCCGACGTCTCGGACTCCGTTCCGGCCGTCACCCTCAAGGAGCCGGGGATTCCGACGTCACGGACCAGCACGCCCGCCTCGAGCAGCCCCCGCCAGATGCGCTGGGGATCCGCCAGACCAGTGAAGAAGACGAAGTTCGAATCGGACGACGCCGGCCTCAGCCCGAGCCGTTCGAGCTCCTTCACGATGCGGTCGCGCTGATGCTTGATCGCCTCGACCTCGGACATGAGGGAGGCACGGTGACGGAGAGCCGCCAAGGCCGTCGCCTGCGTTATGGCCGAAAGGTGGTACGGGAGCCGGACGAGACGGAGAGCGTCGGTCACCTCGGGTGCTGCCGCAAGATAACCGAGCCGAGCCCCGGCAAGGGCGAAGGCCTTGCTCATGGTCCGGCTGACCACGAGCCGCGGACGGCCGGGAAGCAGCGTGAGCGCGCTCTGCGTCCCGAGCTGGGCGAACTCCGCATAGGCCTCGTCGACGATCACTATGGCCTGGCTCGCTTCGCTGGCCTCGTACACCGCCTCGACCACGTCGAGACCGAGCGCCGTCCCCGTCGGGTTGTTCGGCGAGCAGAGGAAGACGACGTTTGGCGCCAGCTCCCTGACCTGCCGCGCAGCCGAGTCGGCGGTGAGCTCATAGTCAGCATCCCGGACTCCCTTGAGGTACGCCGTCCCGGTACCAGCCGCAAGCAGCGGGTACATCGAATACGTCGGAGGGAAGCCGAGGGCCGAACGGCCGGGTCCGCCGAACGCCTGAAGGAGCTGCTGAAGCACCTCGTTCGAGCCGTTGGCTGCCCAGAGCTGCTCGGGCGTCAGGCCATGCCCCAGATACTCCGCGAGGGCCTCGCGAAGTTCGGTGAATTCGCGGTCCGGGTAGCGGTTGAGGCTCGAGACGGCCTCGCGCACGGATCGGGTGATGGCCTCCTGGACGTCCTGGGGCACTCCGTACGTATTCTCATTGACGTTGAGCATGATCGGGACGTCCAGCTGCGGCGCCCCGTATGGGTGCTGACCGCGCAGATCCTCGCGAAGAGGGAGCCCCGCGAGGCGCTCCTCACGGGAGGTGGGCTGAGCAGTCTGATCGTTCACCGGTCCAGCCTACGCCCGGGTGCTTGACGCCTCCGCATTCATGACTCGGCGTACGCCCAGCCCCACGCGGGCTCAAGCCCGGGCCGAGCTCGACCCCCAGCCCGGTTCAACCCTCAGTCGGGACAGCGATCTGCTGCCCTGAAACGACCCTGGTCGAATCGAGGTTGTTGAGTTCGACGATCTCGTCGATGACCACGCGCGGGTCGCGATCGGGAGCGTACTGTGCCGCGACCGTCCACAGCGATTGCCCCTGCTGGAGAGTGACCTGCTTCGTGTGCGTCACCGACGGCGCCGTGTCGCCAGCGTGGGCAGGCGCGATGAGTCCGCTCAGAAACGCGAGCAGCAACACCGCTCCAAGGAAGGACGGGAGGGCAATCAGCACGAGCCGCCCCCGGCGAGTGAGCCGCAGGCGGGGGTGGGGAGCCTGTGCGCCGGTCGAGCGAGCCGGTGTCCCTGCGAACGGAACTGCGAATGCGTGTGCCACGGTTCTTCCTCCTCAGGAATGCCTTCGAACATGTCTTCGAACCATTCAGAACACTTTTAGCACTTCTCATCGAACGATGTCCAGACTCGCTAGAACAAATGTTTGAAAGGTGCCGCCGTGTCCCCTACGGTGGAATCAGCATCCAGATGGGCACCGACAAAATAAGAAGACGAGAAAGAGGGCACGCATGGCAGGAGTGGCCAGAGCCGCAAAGGGACTCACCGTGCGCCAGCGGAAGATCCTCGAGACGATCCAGCGCTCGGTCCAGACCAAGGGCTACCCGCCGTCGATGCGCGAGATCGGAGACACGGTCGGCCTCGCAAGCCTCTCGAGCGTGACCCATCAGCTCGCCCAGCTGGAGAAGCTCGGCTACCTCCGCCGCGATCCCAAGCGACCGCGCGCGATGGAGGTCCTCATGCCGCTGAACCTCGACGAGCGCCCGCTCACCATGGAAGCCGAGAGCGCGGCGCCGGTGCTCGGCGTCGGAGGAATTCCTCTGGACGACATGGCGAGCGCCGCCGACACCGCGATGGTTCCCCTCGTCGGGCGCATCGCCGCAGGCGGACCGATCCTCGCAGACCAAGTCGTCGAGGACGTCATGCCACTCCCCCGCCAGCTCGTGGGCTACGGGGAGTTGTTCATGCTGCGGGTCCGCGGAGATTCGATGATCGACGCAGCCATCTGCGACGGAGACTGGGTGGTCGTTCGACGGCAGAACGACGCAGAGAACGGCGACATCGTGGCGGCTCTCCTCGACGACGAGGCGACGGTCAAGACGTTCCGGCAGCGTGACGGCCACACTTGGCTGCTCCCACAGAACACCCGCTACGAGCCCATCCTGGGCGACCACGCAACCATCATGGGTCGCGTGGTCTCAGTGCTGCGCTCAGTCTGAAGCGGCGAGGCGCTCGAGTGCCTTGAGCACGACTCCGCGGTCCGTCGTGCCCCACAACGGGGGAAGCGCCGACCGGAGGAAGGCGCCATAGCGCTCGGTGGCAAGGCGTGAATCGAGGACCGCAACCACCCCGCGGTCTTCGGTCGATCGGATGAGCCTGCCAGCGCCCTGCGCGAGACGTACCGCCGCGTGCGAGGCGGAGACGGTCATGAAGCCGTTCCCCCCGGCCTGGGCGACTGCGCGCGAACGTGCCGTGGCAAGGGGATCGTCCGGCCGCGGGAACGGGATGCGGTCGATCACGACGAGTCGGCACGAATGCCCGGGCACGTCGACCCCCTGCCACAGGGACATCGTCCCGAAGAGGCACGTGTCCGGCTCGTCGGCGAACTGCCGGACAAGCGCGCTCATCGATGACTCGCCTTGGCAGAGGATCGATACGTCGAGCCGGTCGCGCAGCTCGTCGGCCGCGTCCTCGGCGGCTCGCCGAGACGAGAAGAGGCAAAGGGCCCCTCCGGACGATGCCCGGATGAGGGTTTCGAGCTCGTCGATCGCCTCGACTGACACGCCGCGGCCCGGCTTGGGCAGATGGCGCGCCACATACAGGATGCCCTGCCGGGGGTAGTCGAAGGGTGAACCGACGTCCACGCCGGTCCAGGTCGGGGCGCCGCCGCCGAGCAGGCCGAGTCCCCCGGCGGCTGGCTCGAACGCCGCTCCGATCGCGAGCGTCGCGGACGTGAGCACGACCGTGTGGTCCGCGAAGAGACCGTCCCGCAGCTTTCCGCCCACGTTGAGCGGCGCGATGCAGAGGGTCGCGGGCGCATCATCGGGGGGCGCGGAGTAGCCCGACGCCGGATCGAACGTCCCGGTGCGCGAGGCCCAGATCACCTCGCCCTGGGCCTCAGCGTCGAGCATCCGCTCGCAGCACTCGAGAACCGCGCTGACGCGGGACCGCGCGACCTGCCGCCCGCCGTCGGACGCCTGCCCATCGCTGGGCTTGGAGTCCGAGATGGCCGCTCGGCTCGCATCCCTCAGCAGCACGAGGGACTGCGCAAGTTCCTCCGTGAGCCCCCGGGCAAGAAGGCCCGTGGGGACATCTGCCAGCGCAAGCTCAAGCTGCGTGGCAGCCGACTGCAGCGCCTCGACGGAGAGGCCGCAGTGGCGGCGCAGGCTGGAAGCGGGGGCCATGGCCATCGCTGCGGAGAGCTGGCCGCTCACCGCCCCCGTCACGCGGTCCTGGAGCTCGTGCGCCTCGTCGACCACGACGACGTCGTGCTCCGGCAGCACG
Encoded proteins:
- a CDS encoding LysM peptidoglycan-binding domain-containing protein, whose protein sequence is MAHAFAVPFAGTPARSTGAQAPHPRLRLTRRGRLVLIALPSFLGAVLLLAFLSGLIAPAHAGDTAPSVTHTKQVTLQQGQSLWTVAAQYAPDRDPRVVIDEIVELNNLDSTRVVSGQQIAVPTEG
- the priA gene encoding bifunctional 1-(5-phosphoribosyl)-5-((5-phosphoribosylamino)methylideneamino)imidazole-4-carboxamide isomerase/phosphoribosylanthranilate isomerase PriA; amino-acid sequence: MTAGEPILELLPAVDVADGQAVRLVQGEAGSETSYGEPLEAALAWQNDGAEWVHLVDLDAAFGRGSNRELLAGVVRQLSVKVELSGGIRDDASLDAALELGAARVNLGTAALEDPEWTARAIDRYGDQIAVGLDVRGTTLAARGWTKEGGDLWEVLARLEDAGCSRYVVTDVTKDGTLRGPNVDLLREMCERTEKPVVASGGISSLDDLRALRELVPLGVEGAIVGKALYAGKFTLPEALDVAGRR
- a CDS encoding ATP-dependent DNA helicase; protein product: MTEVRVSAAEETAVRLLDVAVAAMGGQQRDGQHEMARHVARSIDEGKHLLVQAGTGTGKSLAYLVPLIAHAQSSGRPAVVATATLALQAQIVGRDLPRLLSAITPELDHPVDVALIKGRSNYLCKHKLSGGFPSDEGGEGTLFALGEDTAVAHPGGAGPTTQLGREVKRLREWAEETETGDRDDLIPGVSDRAWRQVSVTALECLGSQRCPLAAECFSELARQRGAEADIVVTNHAMLAINAFEGLNVLPEHDVVVVDEAHELQDRVTGAVSGQLSAAMAMAPASSLRRHCGLSVEALQSAATQLELALADVPTGLLARGLTEELAQSLVLLRDASRAAISDSKPSDGQASDGGRQVARSRVSAVLECCERMLDAEAQGEVIWASRTGTFDPASGYSAPPDDAPATLCIAPLNVGGKLRDGLFADHTVVLTSATLAIGAAFEPAAGGLGLLGGGAPTWTGVDVGSPFDYPRQGILYVARHLPKPGRGVSVEAIDELETLIRASSGGALCLFSSRRAAEDAADELRDRLDVSILCQGESSMSALVRQFADEPDTCLFGTMSLWQGVDVPGHSCRLVVIDRIPFPRPDDPLATARSRAVAQAGGNGFMTVSASHAAVRLAQGAGRLIRSTEDRGVVAVLDSRLATERYGAFLRSALPPLWGTTDRGVVLKALERLAASD
- the lexA gene encoding transcriptional repressor LexA gives rise to the protein MAGVARAAKGLTVRQRKILETIQRSVQTKGYPPSMREIGDTVGLASLSSVTHQLAQLEKLGYLRRDPKRPRAMEVLMPLNLDERPLTMEAESAAPVLGVGGIPLDDMASAADTAMVPLVGRIAAGGPILADQVVEDVMPLPRQLVGYGELFMLRVRGDSMIDAAICDGDWVVVRRQNDAENGDIVAALLDDEATVKTFRQRDGHTWLLPQNTRYEPILGDHATIMGRVVSVLRSV
- a CDS encoding histidinol-phosphate transaminase, giving the protein MNDQTAQPTSREERLAGLPLREDLRGQHPYGAPQLDVPIMLNVNENTYGVPQDVQEAITRSVREAVSSLNRYPDREFTELREALAEYLGHGLTPEQLWAANGSNEVLQQLLQAFGGPGRSALGFPPTYSMYPLLAAGTGTAYLKGVRDADYELTADSAARQVRELAPNVVFLCSPNNPTGTALGLDVVEAVYEASEASQAIVIVDEAYAEFAQLGTQSALTLLPGRPRLVVSRTMSKAFALAGARLGYLAAAPEVTDALRLVRLPYHLSAITQATALAALRHRASLMSEVEAIKHQRDRIVKELERLGLRPASSDSNFVFFTGLADPQRIWRGLLEAGVLVRDVGIPGSLRVTAGTESETSAFLSRLEELLEEEQA
- the hisH gene encoding imidazole glycerol phosphate synthase subunit HisH — translated: MDSRNHGGPAPDPEGRPTVVVLDYGSGNVRSAVRALESAGAAVTLSSKPEDALNADGLVVPGVGAFATVMDELKSVDGLRIIGRRVAGGRPVLAICVGLQVMFERGVEHGVESEGLGEWPGTVELLPAAVVPHMGWNTVSVPEGSRLFEGVEDERFYFVHSYGVQEWKFDATHPSMAAPLVTWSEHGAPFIAAVENGPLCATQFHPEKSGAAGARLLRNWVASLKPKNAPSNEKASV
- the hisB gene encoding imidazoleglycerol-phosphate dehydratase HisB; translation: MTTELQAARRTSRTARMERTTSESSVVVEINLDGTGRSEISSSVPFYDHMLTALSKHSLIDLTVRATGDTHIDVHHTVEDIAITFGEVLKQALGNKAGIRRFGEATIPLDEALANAVVDVSGRPYLVHSGEPAGQEYHLIGGHFTGSLTRHVFEAITLHAGICLHMRVLAGRDPHHIVEAQFKAFARALRAAVEPDPRIGEAIPSTKGAL